GTTTCAACTGGCAGACAAGAACCGGATGAAACTGCCGTTTACCTCTGTGGAAGAAATGCGGGCGGCCTTTAATTTCAGCGACCTGCAGTCGTTTCTGGACCTGTATTATGCTTCGGTGAGTGTCGTCTGCAGTGAGGAAGATTTTTATGAACTCACGCTGACTTACCTGAAAAAAGCCGCTTCTCAGAATGTGAAACATGCGGAAATCTTCTTCGATCCCCAGACCCATACGGCCCGGGATATCCCGATGGGAACGATCGTCCATGGAATTTCGGCGGCTTTGAAAGACGGGCAGAGTCAACTTGGAATCTCATCCAAGCTGATCCTGAGCTTCCTCAGACACCTTTCTGCAGAATCAGCGATGGAGACGCTAGAGCAGGCAGCGCCTTTCCGCGATCATTTTATCGGCGTTGGGCTGGACTCTTCGGAACTGGGACACCCCCCTTCCCAATTTGTGAAGGTCTTTGACGCGGCACGCCAGCAAGGGTATCACGTGGTCTGTCACGCCGGGGAGGAAGGTCCACCCGAATATATTACCGAAGCACTGGACCTGCTGCACGCGGAACGCATCGACCATGGTGTGCGCTGCATGGAAGACCCCGAACTGGTCAAACGGCTGGCCGCCGAACAGATTCCGCTGACGGTCTGCCCGCTCTCCAACGTGCGACTGCGTGTCTTTAAGACGATGAAAGAACACACTCTGAAACAGATGATGGACGCAGGCTTGTTGGTGACCGTTAATTCAGACGATCCCCCCTACTTCGGCGGCTATGTGAATGAAAACTTCGCTGCGATTCAGGACGCCTTCGATCTGTCACAAAACGATCTGATCAAACTCGCCCGGAATTCGTTCGAAGCCTCATTCCTGACCGACAAGGAAAAGCAGACTCTGATCGCCGAACTGCCGACCACTTCGGTCTGATCGATTCTTACTTGAGTGTATCCAGCACCTGATTCAGGTACTGCTTCACCTGGGGATCGACTTTTTCGTACCCTTTTTCAGAGCGGGGTTGTCCCAGCGCGTGCCGCATGGCGTTGTGCATCAGGTAGCGGCCGGTATCGGTTTTCATGTGAATTGCATCGCGGTAAATATCGGTAATTTCATCGAAAGGCGCTTTGTTGTTTTTGATATCCGTATTCACCTGGTCCAGCAGATCGATGGCATGGGTCTGTTTGAATTTCCGCTCAGGATATTTTTTCTGCAAAGCAGCCAGCAACGCCTTCATATAAGTGGGGCTGTGCTGCATTTTCCCGGTGACCACTTTGCTGGCATATTCTTCAGCACGGGTCTTACTTCGTGCCCAGCCTGTATGAATGATAAAGATTGCATTGGGCTGCATATCCACCCATTTGGAAATCGTGGCGAGATCTTCGTCCAGCGTTGCACCGTAGTGTGTCTGCACGGAGATCAGATCGTACTGTTTTTCCTTGAGTGCCTGTGGCCAGAGTGTGGACGTTTTCACACAAGGCATCTCCGGGTGTGCCATGATGTAAGGCAGACTCTTGCCACAATCAACGTGCCACTGCACATCTCCCTCCAGTAATGAAGGAACCGTATCCCAGGTCAGCGAATTCCCGATCAGGTAATAACTTTTGGCGTTCTCTTCCGCCTGGAGCACCGAACTGGTTAAGACAAAACAGAGCGTGCTGAGACAGACTGCAAACACGGAAAGCGACTTGAGCATCAGATCTGTTCCTTCGTCTAGCGAGAAGTAATACGCAGAATGAGCATTTCCTGAGAAAACATACCCCCGGCAGGGTTCGAACCTGCGACCTATGCTTTAGGAAAGCATTGCTCTATCCAACTGAGCTACGGGGGCTGAAGTGTGACCTAATATAGTAGCAGTTCAGTGCTTTCGTCAAACGTCTGCTCTGCCGGAATTGAGAGTGACACCAAAAAGAGAGGTCGGGTGCGCCTGCAGCGTTCATTTCATGGGTTCGGCTTTGACATACAACTCTTGGGGGGCAGTTTCGTAATACTTGAACATCGCCGGGCAGATCCAGCCTTCCATGTCGGAATCGGAGAAGCGGTAGTAGTTACCCCCTCCATCGCCGCGGAGCCAGACCAGCTTCTTCTGATACTGGGGAAACGGATTGGCCGAAAACAGCAGACGGAAGCCTTTGTCGGCATCCGGAATGTCTTTGACGATCACATCGATCATTTCCGGGACGCCCGCCACGAATGGTTCCTGTACCAGGCCGGCAGAACTGTCGTCGAAGACCCAGGTTCCCTGATGTCGATAGGGGGCGATGACCATGATTGCGTTTTGTCGGGGTAGACCAGAAGCAAATGGGGGCAGTTTGAGTTGCCACGCGAAACCGCCCGCAATCAGAATCAGGATCAGGGCCAGCAGGCTGAGTCGTGCCCAGTTCGTGCGCGGTAACTTCGTTCCTTGTGGTACAGGTTCCTCAGACATGGGTTGCTCCTTTGATCGGATTTATCAGTTACCCGTTTCTATCAGTTTAACCGATTGTCCGTCGATTGCGAAAAAATTGTCTCTCGGTCATCTGATTGCCGACATTAATTAAAGAATGATATCTTAATTTGAGGTGGATCAGAAAACGTGGCGAAACGTAAGTCAATCGAACCAATCAATGTGAATCAGTGGATCGCGGCCTTTTGCGGGATGATACTGGGGCTGTTACTGGAAGCGATTATCGGCGGCTATTCCTGGATGGAAACCGGACCGATGATCCGGTTTCAAAGTGGTGTCCGCCTACCTGTTATCGGACCTCTCCTGGGCGGGATACTGGCCTATCTGTTTGCGTTGCGTTTCGGCGAGGTCAAAATCCGGGGTGTGTTGAAGCATTCGATTGTCGGAGCAATCGTCGGCCTGCTGATCGGCTATTTTCTGGGTGCCTGCGTCCTGGCCCCCATGCTGGCACAACAGGATCCGTATTACAGCTTCCTCAGAAGTAAGGTCACCGCCGGCTATACACGGTTTTTCATCTTGAACGGCATGCCTGTGTGTGCGATCATAGGATGTATGCTTGGTATGATTTACAGTGTGAAACTCAAACGACGGTAATGAAATGGCCCGTATCCTGAATCGTGCTCGTCTTATTATTTACAGGGCCATTTTTTATTGCGGGATTACTGCTTTACTCCTGCTGGTTGGATATGTCCTCAGCATCGGTCCCGTCTACGCTTTCATGTTTCACCATCCTGATGTTGTTCCGATTGAAACGAAATGGCAAATCATTTCTTTCTACTCTCCCCTCTATGTCCCCTGTGGTCAGGATTGGGTCAGTTCAATCACTGTCAGATATATCGGGTTTTGTCATTCACCCACATTTTATTTCTAAACCCGACAAAGTGTTCTGGAGCATGCTGCTTCAGTATTCATCCTGACTTCGATCACCAGTTGTATTCAAACCCCACGCCGGTCACCCCTGACCAGGAAATCGGATAGACGCTCCAGTGACGATCCGGATTTTGTGTCGCATCGACGGCGTTGGTGGCGATCCACGCCATCCACCAGCCGAGAAATACCTGTGAGGGGTAATGCCGATTGTCATTGATGCGGGAGAGAGGCACCAGCGTGGAACCGGCGTAGAACGCCAGTTTGAGTAAAGGTTTATCGGTCACTTTGGCGGCATCCAGAAACGGAATGGCTCCCATGAAGCTGTGGCCGCTGACACCGTTATTGTCCTGGAAGGGCTTCCACTTTGCATTCGCAGTGGTTTCCCCCGGACGCGAGGCACCGGTGGCTAACTGCATGGCCAGCATCGGGGGTGTGCCGACAATGATCGCGCGAATCGAGCGTTCCCCCCATTCCCCGGTCCGATTCACAAGCGGGATTGTTTCAAACATGGCCCCTGCCACCCAGGCTGCAGCAAACAGCGGAATAGTATAACGGCCATTGCCCAATTCTTTCTGCGCATGCAATCCGTGCAGCCATTCATCGGATGAGGCACTGAGTACACTGGATTGGCTGTGATTCTGTATGCCGCCATCCAATGAGGTATTCGCCATAATCGCGCCGATGCCGAACCCGCCTGCCAGCCAGGTCAATGACTCTTTCGAGTAATAATTGGCATGGTCGCTTTTGACTTGACTCCACAGCGTCAGCCGCTCACTTTCCATTTCGGTTTCGAAACTGGGATTCACGCAGCCGAACTCACCCAGAGGTTCTTCCGACAGAAAACCGGTCACAACTACAGATGCCGGCAATCCATCAGGTAAGGCTTCATCAGCCTGTACATATTCAGTCAATACTTCGCGGGGTGGATTAAGCCAGTCTGAACCCATAGGGTCGTCTCCCCTCAGTACAGCCAGTCCCAATTCTTCCTCTACTGCAGCAGAAGCCTGATCACTCTTGTGCTGAATGCCTGGTTTAGCATCACGCGATGTCGCTGGTGAAAGTTGGGGTGTTGATCTTAACCATTTCCCTCTGGAGGAAGTGTTTGTCGAAATACAGCCCGTTAACTGAACCAGCGCAAGCAGGCACACGGACAGCAGAAAGATGCGTCCGAAGCCCCGACTGCGTGCGCAGTTTGTCTGTAATATCAACGTCTGAGTTTGTTTCATCGAGTGATTTAAGAAGGGAGAAAAACTGAGATGTGAGTTGCTGAACTGAGCATAATGAGCTGAAGAAGGGGGAGGCGAGGAAAGGAATATCTGCCATGATGCAGGTAAAGGTGCGAGTGAAACAGAGCTGCTGTAGCGCTCAACAACACTCAGGAGTCAGCGTTTCACTCAGCACCAGAAATTCAATTGAGGTGTTTTAAATGCTTTGATCTTTCTGCTGGCTGTTTTGTGGATCGGGATACCAGCGGTCGGAATAATAAAGTTCAAAGGCGGCCTGGAAAAATGCCACGGCATTGTGCAGCATCTCCTGATCGGGATTTTTCTGTTGATTGAGTTGATGCGTGGCGCGATCCAGTTGAAAGCCTGCTGATGACTTCCCAAACCCCAGCACGACCATGCGATTTTGTGAATCGAGTAATGCGACATCATGATTATGCTGCATGATGGCCCGGCCCCGCCTGGGATCAGTCTGCAGGACATCGTAACCAAAGAAGACCGAGCGATAATCACTGCCCAGCCGCCCCATGATGGTCGGTGCGATATCCAGCGAACAGGCGAGGGTGCTGCAGCGTGTCCCCGCGGCTGTCCTACCAGGTTGAATCAGCAATACCGGTACACGGTAGGAACTCATGGGAAACAGCTGGCTGCCGGTAACACGGGCGCCGTGGTCACCCATGACGACAAAAATCGTATTTTGATAGAAATCATGGGACTGTGCTTCGCGGAAGAAATAACCGAGTGCCCAGTCTGCATATTTCACGGCATTGGCGCGAGTCTGCTCACATTCAGGAATGCGACCTTCAGGGTAAGTATAAGGGCGATGATTGGAGACCGTGAGAATCGTGGCAAAAAACGGTCGTCCGGACTTTTGTAAACCGTCCAGTTCTGTCAATGCCTTGTGAAACAGGTCCTCATCGCTGACTCCCCAGGCATTCGCAAAGATCGGGTCATGAAAATCTGCCTGTTCGATAAAATGGTTGAAGCCATTGGCCTTCATGAAAGAACGTACGCCATCAAACAGCCCGCGTCCGCCTGTCATAAACAGTCTTTCATAACCTCGACCTGCGAGCACATTTGCCAGCGTAAAGACATGCTCCGAGTGATCTCGCTTGAGGATCGACTCGGTAGGAATGGGAGGCATGGAAGTCATCACCGCTTCCAGAGCCCGCGCGGTCCGGTTTCCCGTTGCATAAAAATTATCAAACAGCAGTCCCTGCTTCGTCAATTTATCGAAGTGGGGAGTCAATCCGCGCTTGTCACCCAGCACCCCGATGAAGTCAGACCCCAGGCTCTCCTCTAGAATCAAAACCACATTATAATCGTGTTCAGGTTGCCCTGTATGGACCACCCGGTCAACGGGATTATTCGAGGACTGTTTCAAGTCATCCCCGTCACCGACAATCTGCCGTCTTAATCTCTGTTTGACTTCCGCATCAGCAATGGTCATATAATTTTTGTTGAAGTCAAAACGACAGGTCCAGGCGTAATACACAAAGCTATATAAACCATTCCAGGAGCATTCATTGGCAACGCGATCACGAGAGACCTGACGGCTCTCGGCACTGGTAGATGACCAGAGGATGGCAATGGCAGTCAGGCAAGTGAAGAAGATTCCATAACGTTTCTGCCAGGGCATGGCTGTCGCAACCTGTGCATGGAAATTTTTTCGCAACAGATACCAGCAGTTGCCTCCACAGAGTCCCACAACCGCCAGCAGCTCGATCAACGGGTAGGATTCCCAGATGTTGCAACAGACTTCCGTGGGATAAACAATGTATTCAAAGGCAATGTAATTCAGTCGAGACTGAAATTCATCAAAGAAAACATATTCTGCAATGCAGAGAAACGGAAGAAACAGAAACGCGATGATCCAGGTCAGATCCAGCAGTAGACGGCTCATCCGACCTTGCAAGCTGTGTTCTGACAGGAATGTGATGTGAATTAACTGGGGGATCACAAAACAGAGCGCCACCAGCACATCATACTGAAAACCGACAAAAAACAGCTGCAGTTCCTGCCAGATCGAGACCTTGTCCAGACTGGTATAGCTTATCACCATCACTGTCCGCAGTAAGAGCAGATAGGCAAGCGTGATGGCAAAGATCGTTGCCAGCACGGAATAACGTCCCGACCAGTTCTGACACGAAATAAAGATACTTCGTAACGCTGTTCGCAGACCAGGATCGGTTCCGGCTCCCTGTACTGAGTCCGTCTGTTTCGCTGTATTCGTTCCTGACAGATTTAAGGCTGTCTCTGCAGGTAGCAGTATTTTAGACATAAAATGAATCTCCTTATTCTTAAAAATCTCATCCTTCATTTTTTCAGCCGCTGCTCCGAAGTTTTTAGTAATTCGCGTTAAAAAATTTTTACGGGTATGTACAACTCTGCTGCCTCAAGAATTCGGCCTGTTTTAAAGTCCGAAATTTCTAGTAGAAGCAGCGAAAATTTTTATCATTCCTGACGGGTAGGCTGTGGTATTTTTGAGCGATCGGTCAAGGTTTCCCGAGCTCCTAACAGTTCGTGTAATTCCGTATGACGACTGTAGACTTCAAAATCGTTTGCTGAAAATCCAAAGTCATGCAGTGCGCCGGCTGTCCAGGTAGGCCAGGGAGACCAGTTGGCACGCGGAGAAGCAAGCACATCAACGGGCAGCCAGATCATCCCAATCAAAGCGGCACTCAACACGAGACTGCAACATGCCTTCAGACCGGAAATTTCAAAAGGCCGAGTCATTTGATGATTTCTGGCTATCTGGGTTAACCGGCGGGCACGATGGGCGACGATGCTTTTCCCGCGACCGAATGCCAGTGGTGTTGGAGACTCATCCTGCTGCGCGGCCCCGTACTCAATAATAGTCAATAAGGTCCGCAGATACTGCGCAATTTCCTGAGGCGAATCGATGGCGGCTTCGTCGCAGGCAAATTCACGCGTGAGCGACGATTCCTGAGAGGCCCACCAGACCATCGGATGGAACCAGAAAATGGTTTCCACCAGACGCTGCAGGAATAACTGTAGTGGATGCCCCGTTTTCAGATGTTCCAGTTCATGACGCAGGATAAAATTGATTTTCTGCGATTCAAATTCCAACAGGTATTCCGGTACCACGATATAAGGGCGATGAAACTGAGAACAGAATGGCGTTTTCAGGCGGTCGCTGGATAACAGTTTGACCTGGGATTTAATATTACTACTGGCATTCCCGTTCAAAACATCAAGATTCTCCGCAAAAGCGTACTGGTGTGGATCAACACTCCGGCAGGTTTTGAGAAACTGGTTCACCTGAAATGCCCGGTACATGAAAACCAGTAGTGACAGTGTTGCTCCTGTCAGCCAGATAAAAAACAGAACGCGTCCTGCCTGCATTTCAAGATTGACGATCGTAGAAGCATTCTGAGAGTCGATCGAAGCCCAGGGCTGAAAGAATCGTGGATGGGGAAACAGCACCGCAACAACGATCAACATCAGCAGGACAACATAACAGACTGTCCAAAGACGACACTGCAGGCGTTCGCTGCTAACCAGCTTCCCCAGCCAGTGGGCGATAATGATCACAACTGACACTTGCACCGAAAGAGAGACCGCCAGTTCCAGAAACTGCGTGGACGTCATGCTTCCTTCTCCAGAGATTCGATGGCTTGTTTCAATTCTTCGATGTCTGATTGTGACATTGAATCTCCTTCGACCAGGCTGAGCACGAACGACTTGACGGAACCGCCAAACAGACGCTGCGTCAGATCGGCGGCCATACTGTTGCTGATCTGTTCCCGGGAAACAGCAGGTTCGTAAACATAGGCTCTCCCCTGTTTCTTTTTACGGAGCACGTCGCGCTGTTCATCCAGGATTTTCAGGGTAGTCATCACAGTCGTATACGCCAGGGGACGTTTCAGTGAATCCACGACATCCTGAACCGTTGCGCGGCCTTTTCGCCAGACAACATCCATCACTTCCAGTTCGCATTTGGTGAGATGAAGTTTGGGCATCACACATTTCCTTTCTTTCGATTGGACTTCAAACAAGTCATCATATTAGAAGTCAATCATAGCATTGGCGGTAATACGCTTCTTATATGAGCTTTTTTATTGCGCAACTCTGCGCGAAAGTTGCTGGTAGGTATTTGTATCGAGTGACTCTGAGAGCAGGCTGACGTGCCCGTCTCCCCAGAGGAAGTTGACGCCGCCGGGGTGACGGCTGGAAAATTCACATTCATCACAGAGTTTGCAGTTCGGGCTTGTCATGGCACTGCCAACCAGGCGGCAGGCGGCATCCTCGCCGAGAGAATCTACTCCCAGCCAGGTAGAGGGAACCAGAGCCATCGTTCTCTCGCCGACAATAATCGTGTGGGTTAACCCCCGTTGCAGATGATGGAATGAAACCGGCACTGATTCACAAAAGGTCCCGTCTCCAGCGGGAGCAGGAATACTGTCATCGGCTTCCAGGGTCCCGAACACGCCGACATAACTGGCTGTAGGCAGCTTGAGAATCGGAGTATGCGCAACAGACAATGCATGTTCTTCGTATAACATGAACGTCGGATCAATAATATCGGACGGACACAGAAAATTGGCGATCACCGTTTCGCGGGCAGTCGTATTGGAAAAATGTGAGAGTACCTGATTGCGATCGACCTGTTCGTACATCGCCCGTTGTTCCAGGTAAGGAAGTAACGGAACAGACCAGCCATACGCCGAATGCTTCGTTCCTTCCCATTGCCAGCCGGCAGGCAGACAACGGTAACTGTCATGATAAGAGTGCAACGCCAGACCGATTTGTTTCAGTTGATTTTTGCATTGCAGTTGCCGGGCTGCTTCGCGGGCTGAGTTGACCGCTGGCAGAATCAGGCTGACCAGAGTCGTAATAATTCCAAAGGTGACCAGTAATTCGAGAACCGTAAACCCTGTGCGGCTGCCTGTCTTATGTCTGCGTGTGCGCACACAGAGCAGCAATTCCCTGCCTTGCCTGCGGAGGGACTGATGTAGCACACAGTTCCTCAAGCCTATCGGTCCCTGATACATGAGTCAAAATCCTTTTCTGTCGAGCGATTTCACTCGGAAGACGCTTTTTACTAATTATTTAGTTTTTTGTCAAGTACTGATTTTCAGACTGTTAATTTGACAACAGTTTCCAGGTCCTGAAGATTTCGAAAATCGGGAACAATACATCGTCAAACCAATCGCTTTTATGAAATCCCCCCTGACTCAGAATATTGAAAATCCAGGGCTGATTCTCTTCCGTGGAAATTGTGAAGCCATTTTCAAACAAGTATTCATTGATCGCTCATGATGTATTAACAATTGATCGGTAGAGTACCCGCAACACACAGGAAAGGGACTTAGTTCCCTGTTCCTGATTAAGGTCAGTCAAGACCCACACCGGCATTACCCCGCCTGCGAAAACTGAAACGCTCACTTACATTTTATTTTTTTCACATTCAGGAGAACGGAAAATGAAGACGTTACGTCTATTTTCTCCGAAGACTACCGGTACGTCCCCACGTCCCTCACACAATCGAAACGGATTTACTTTAATTGAGCTGCTGGTCGTGATTGCGATTATTGCAATTCTGATCGCGCTACTGCTGCCTGCTGTTCAACAGGCCCGCGAAGCAGCCCGCCGCACCCAGTGCAAGAACAATCTCAAGCAGATTGGCCTGGCTTTTCACAACTTCCACGACGTTCATGATCAACTTCCCAATGGTGCCCGCGACGGCGCAGGCACTTCGTTTGCCTGCTGTAACGCGACTGAACGGGAAGGCTGGAGCTGGCTCTATCATATTCTGCCTTACATGGAACAATCCAACGTGTATGACCTGGGTACCGATGACGATCCGGGGGCCACGTATCACCTCGTTGGTCGCAAAGGAATTAAAGCCTACTACTGTCCTTCACGCCGCGGTCCAAAATCTTACAGCGGCTACTATCGCAGTGATTATGCCGGCAACGGTGGTCAGCGTTCAGGGGGAATTACCAGTTCCGTCAGTACGGGAAAACGGGGCGTTGTTGTCCAGACCACCACACGCCAAATTCGCATCAACGATATTCAGGATGGTGCTTCCAATACAATCATGGTCGCAGAGAAAGCATTGCACCCGGATCGCCATGGTGCAGATGGCGGTGATAATGAACCCTGGAATAACGCGGGCTGGGATGAATGTGTCATCCGCCACGGAGCCGGGATCACCAGTGCCGGCGTTGAATATGGCCTGACTCCCCTGCCCGATGTGAAGGCGCCCACCAACACCGTCGCTGTGGTTGACAAAGGGGGCGTCAGCTGGACCAACTGGCATCCCTTCTTCGGTTCCGCCATGATGGTGGGATGAATGCCTGCCTGGCTGATGGTTCCGTGAGATTGATCAGCTACAACATTGACCAGGAGGTCATGCGTCGGGTTAGCCTGACTGACGACCGTGAACCACTCGAGAATTTTTAAGCAAGCTGAATGGCCTGCTCTCTTTTGAAATCGTGAGCACGCAGGGCATCTGCCGTCTTCCCCCCGGAGACGAATGATGCCCTGCTGTTAACGAAGATTATCCCGACGCGCTGATTACAATATAAATCCTATTAATCGTTAAAGAGGTTTACCTGTGAAACTGCTGTCTTGTATTTTGATATTAACTGTATGCTGTCTGCTCTCTGCCTGTGGGGGTAGTGAAGATGAATTGGATTCCGGCGAGATCACTCCCGATGTGAAAGCGCAGATGGAGAAAGAAAAACAGGAAGTGTTCGAATCGGAATCAGCGCATCGTGAGCAGATGCAACAGGAGGCGAAAGGGAAATAAGCAGATCCTGGACCGTACTCACGCGTCGTTTATACTGTTTTCACAGTATTCGATGAATTGAAGTATCGTCCAGTCTCCCTCCCAGGCAAGAGAAATTGATTCGCCGGGTACATGGAGATTCCATTTTTTTGAATTTCCAGTCTCACGATCAATGGAGTTAAATCGTCGAACGGTCCCCAGAACAGGGGGCCGAACGGGTCTTGCGGATGCAGGGGAGGTGGAGCTTCAAGCGGCTTTTCCAGGCCGATTGCTTCTGAAATGATGAGCGCGATCTGTTGCTTTTCAGGTGTATTGAACCAGTTATTTTTCATTACCCAGTTATCAATCTGCCCGCGTGCTTCGAGCTGATCCACAATCTCTTTCTCAACAATTGCTAATTCCTGCGATTCATGACTACTTTTGTGAAACCTTGCTAGCAGCCCAGCCAATATCCATCCAACCAAAGGAATGTGTTTGAATCTGTTCTCCCAGCACCCTGGTGGAGGAGGTGGCGACACAACAGGTGGCCAGACCTGAGTTAATTTGACTGGAGGGTAATCTGATCCGATCAGCATGATTAAGAATTCAGTTCCATTAATTTTATTTCCTCATTGCATCCACATAGCGGTCCATAATCAGATCGCAGTCCAGTGCCTGCAGACGAGGCAGTGAGAGCTGGTAGAGTTGTTCGGCTTCTTCATTTTCTTCAAGTTCTGCCAGGGTGACCGCCAGGTAGGCACGGTTCAAATCGACAATCTGCTGTAGCAGCGCCTGACTGGTAGCGAGGGGAACCAGTTGGGTTTCGCATTGACGAAACAGGGCTTCTGCCGCCCGGTAATTGCGAAAATTCAGTTCGAGCACGCCTTTGAAATACTTAAGTAACAAGGCCACCAGATCATTCAGATGCATCTCTTCCGCTTCCGCAATCAACTCGGCCGCCAGGGGACTGTCCCGGTTGGTTTTCGTCAGGGCATACGCGTAATCAATGATGACCGTCGGGTTATCGGGAGCTTCCTCATAAGCCAGGCGCATGCATTCTATGACGTTGTCATAATCTCCGGTCACCTCATACAGTTCCGACAGGCGTCCCAGATACATCCAGTGGGGCACATCTTCTGATTCTTCGTAGGGTTCCATCAGATCCAGTGCTTCATCGAATCGATCCAGCGCCGCCAGCGCGACGGCGGCACGCGCCGCGAGTTCGAAGTCGGGAATTTTGCCGCGCAGACGATGAACCTGATCTAGAACTTCTTCCCAGTTTCCCCAGGAAAACGCGTGCATCAGTCTGTCATATTTGCGACCGAGCGAATAATAGGCATTCCAGAAACAGATGGGAATCGGCAGCAGAAGAAACCCGAGCATGATATAATCAGACTCATCCGGCCCGGAAACCTGATCCCAGCGATAGACGGCAATTCCCAGTAGTACAGGAATCACCCAGCGCAACTGCCAGTAACTTTTCCGCAGATAAAACAGGAACAGCTGAAAGTTGGTCAGGTACTGCAGCTTGACCATATCAGCGGCCGTCAGATTTTCTTCCACTTGCGGTTGCGGACCGAACAGATCGGTGGTGACAGCGTAAGCATCGTCACTATGCAGAACAATTTCCGTCAGCCCCTGCTCTTCAAACTCGCGAACGGCGTTCTGAGAATTATCCGCCTCGACCCGCCGCGTTTCCCGCTTGCCGTTTTCATTGGTTCCACTGATTAAAAACACCGGCATGGCA
The sequence above is a segment of the Gimesia algae genome. Coding sequences within it:
- a CDS encoding DUF1559 domain-containing protein; translated protein: MKTLRLFSPKTTGTSPRPSHNRNGFTLIELLVVIAIIAILIALLLPAVQQAREAARRTQCKNNLKQIGLAFHNFHDVHDQLPNGARDGAGTSFACCNATEREGWSWLYHILPYMEQSNVYDLGTDDDPGATYHLVGRKGIKAYYCPSRRGPKSYSGYYRSDYAGNGGQRSGGITSSVSTGKRGVVVQTTTRQIRINDIQDGASNTIMVAEKALHPDRHGADGGDNEPWNNAGWDECVIRHGAGITSAGVEYGLTPLPDVKAPTNTVAVVDKGGVSWTNWHPFFGSAMMVG
- a CDS encoding tetratricopeptide repeat protein, with product MPVFLISGTNENGKRETRRVEADNSQNAVREFEEQGLTEIVLHSDDAYAVTTDLFGPQPQVEENLTAADMVKLQYLTNFQLFLFYLRKSYWQLRWVIPVLLGIAVYRWDQVSGPDESDYIMLGFLLLPIPICFWNAYYSLGRKYDRLMHAFSWGNWEEVLDQVHRLRGKIPDFELAARAAVALAALDRFDEALDLMEPYEESEDVPHWMYLGRLSELYEVTGDYDNVIECMRLAYEEAPDNPTVIIDYAYALTKTNRDSPLAAELIAEAEEMHLNDLVALLLKYFKGVLELNFRNYRAAEALFRQCETQLVPLATSQALLQQIVDLNRAYLAVTLAELEENEEAEQLYQLSLPRLQALDCDLIMDRYVDAMRK